Within Capra hircus breed San Clemente chromosome 7, ASM170441v1, whole genome shotgun sequence, the genomic segment agatggttggatggcatcaccaactcaatggacatgagtttgagcaagctctgggagttggtgatggacagggaggcccagcatgctgcagtccatggggtcacaaagagtcagactgaattgaactgacttgTCTTGCTGAACTCAATAGGAGACCTAAGATGTAATTATTGAGACAGAGAACAGGAAGGCATGGTAATCAAGTGAAGTCCTAACCAGGCTGTTTCTAGTAAAAGGAAAAGTCCTCCCTTGAAAGAAGGTAAACTTATTTTGAAGACTTGGGTGACTCAATGTACCTCAGGCATCATTGGAGTCACACAGAAATTGGAATATGATACCACCTATTCTCCAGCTGCATACCCAAAGCTAAGACATACACTTGACTTCCACCTGTCTTTCCTGGAAGGATTTTGCATCTTCCAGTTGCAGGTACATAAGAGCAAATTTTTATACCCAGTGCTATAGTATCAGTCAAGAGTCAGTCAAGTAAAGAAAAACCAATTagtgttttttcaaaaaattttattggagtagagttgatttataatgttgtgttactttcaagtgTAAACTACAGTGAATTAGTTATAcagatatccattctttttcagaatgtTTTCTATATGTTCATTACAGTGTattgtgaagaggaactaaaaagcctcttgatgaaagtaaaagaggagagcgaaaaagttggcttaaagctcaacattcagaaaatgaagatcatggcatccggtcccatcactcatgggaaatagatggggaaacagtggaaacagtgtcagacttctttattttggggggctccaaaagcactgcagatggtgattgcagccatgaaattaaaagacgcctactccttggaagaaaaggtatgaccaacctagatagcatattcaaaagcagagacattactttgccgactaaggtccgtctagtcaaggctatggttttcccagtggtcatgtatggatgtgagagttggactgtgaagaaggctgagcaccgaagaattgatgcttttgaactgtggtgttggagaagactcttgagagtcccttggactgcaaggagatgcaaccagtccattctgaaggagatcaaccctgggatttctttggaaggaatgatgctaaagctgaaactccagtcctttggccacctcatgcgaagagttgattcattggaaaagactttgatgctgggaggtgttgggggcaggagaagaaggggatgacagaggataagatggctggatggcatcattgactcaatggatgcaagtctgagtgaactccaggagttggtgatggacagggaggcctggcatgctgcaattcatggttttgcaaagagtcagacacgactgagcgactgaactgaactgcactgaactgaacagtgtattgagtagagttacttccttttgctatacagtaggttcttaacATCTATCTATTTGGATGTAGTTGTGTTTATatgtccagtactcttgcttggagaatcccatggatggaggagcctggtgggctacagtccacagggtcgtcagagtcggacacaaccgagtgacttcaTCACTTTCATATGTCAATTCCAgccttccaatttatcccttaCTGCCCCTTACTCAGCATAAATTTGTTTGCTACATCTGTAACactatttctcttttgtagataagttcatttgtacccttttatATATCcttcatataagtgatatcatatgatatttgttttcctctttcatacCTCATgcaatatgacaatctctaggtccattcaggttcctgcaaatggcattatttcattagtttttatggctgagtggcaGTCATCCAGGAATAATGCATTTAATCATTTTAGTGAAAAGCTTTAACTCAGAGAGTTGGTTAAATAGTTACTGAAGGGctgaaaggtgaaaaaaaaagaaagaaaaagaagtaatatAGCCATCGTAAGTGAAGGAGGAAGCTACTCTACCAAGGGCTTGAGGGGTTTAAAGGGATCACCTGAGCATTTAGGGCAAAGAGATATTTACAGATCATGTTGAAAGAATGTAAGATCAACACAAGATGCGACATAGAAGAGTGATTCTGAGCATCCCACCCCAGAGCAAAGTCCATGCATATGATGTAGATACACCATGTGAAGATTATTGGAAATAATGGGGAAAGGCATTGCTTGTTACTACAGCAGAGTCTTCATACCTTCTACCCTTTGACCTCTGATCTCTTCTGGATCTTCAGCATTTGTCCATGAGCAGTTAGGACCCAAAGTAGAAAGGtcacttttaaaggaaaattctgacttacatcactagGTCTCCATCTTGGCCACACACTAGAACCACCTGAGTGCTTTGAAAAATACTCATATTTAGGCCACAACCAAGCACAGTTAGAGTGTCTGGTGGTGAAACCCAAAGTCAGTATTTTTAATCTTCCCAGATATTTTTGATAAAAGCCTAGGTTGAGAAGCAGTGACATGCCTCCTCATCCATAAATGCATGTGTGGATTTAAAACATAGATACAGAATTTACTATGGAAACGATGTAACAGCTGTGCAAAACTCATAAATTTCCAATATATTGAAAGGGAAGTATTCATTCTTCAAGGATGTTTGTGCCACCAAAGATAAATTATAGAATCTCCATAGATATAAAGAAATCCAGGTAAGAAGTGATTATGACACACAAAGGATCCTCTATCTCCCACTGTCATGTTAATCccgaaacagaaacaatattcagGTGGAAAGCAAAGAAAGACATGAAGGTCATAAGAGTTGCAAAACTGATGGCATAAGAAAGGTAGAATTTTAAATCTCCAGGTTTTGTTTTGCTGAGTTTTCTAGCCTACACTCAAATGGGTGGCCAGGTCCTAAGCTGAGATTGTTCTGCTGAGGAACCTCCACATAGCCTTTTTGATGTCTTTGTTCCTCAGACTATAGATGAAGGGGTTTAGCATGGGGGTGACCACAGTGTAAACCACTGAGGCTGCTACAtccttccttggaggaagggagATGGCTGAGCTGAGATATACCCCCAGGGCTGTTCCATAAAACAAGCATACCAGTGCCAGGTGAGAGCCACAGGTGGCAAAGGCTTTATACATCCCACTTGATGAGGGGACTCTCAGAATGCAGACAAGAATTTTATAGTAAGAGAAAAAGATTCCTCAGGTAGGGGGAAAACCAGAGATGGCAATGATAATATAGCTGACTACATTATTCATGAAAGTATCACAACAGCCAAGGTTGAGCAGCTGAGAAGGGTCACAGAAGAAACTAGAAATTTCTATATCCTTGAAGCAGGTAAGTTGTAACACAGTCACATTATACATCTGGGAATCCAAAAGGCTAACAAAAAACGACACCAAAATGAAGATGCAACAGGTACGTGGGCTCATGATGATTGTATAGTGCAGTGGGTGACAGATGGCCACAAACCTGTCATAAGCCATCACAGGCAGAAGCGTACTATCCATACACCCAAAAAGGATCAAACTAGACATCTGTGTCAGGCAGCCTTCATAGGAGATGACTCTGCTGTGAGTTTTGATGTCCACAATCATCTTGGGAACAGTGGTGGAGAAGAAACTGATGTCAGCCGAAGACAGGTTGGAGAGAAAGAAGTACGTGGGAGTGTGGAGGTGAGGGTCGGAGGTGACAGCCAGGATGATGAGCAGGTTCCCCAGCATGGTGACCAGGTACATGAACAGAAACAGGACACAGAGCAAAGGCTGCAGTTCTGCATCATCTGAGAGGCCCAGGAGGAAGAATTCTGAGACACTTGTTAGATTTCCAGTTCTATGTAGCTTGGACAcctctggaaaaagaaagaggcctggaaacaaaggaaataagtAAATGGGCTTTGAGAGCTGTGCCCATATTTTGGATTCAAGCAATTCATTTTAAGATTATACATCCCAGTATCTTCAGCAATATTTCTCAGTGTGGCAAATTCTACCTACCTAGAAATGTTTTCTCCTTGGTTTCTATGTTATTCATCTCTGCCTATACACTCTTACTTTATAAAACTTcatagaaaagtgaaagggaacaaGAATATTAGAGCTAAAACATCCATGATCTCAGCTAAATATAACCAACTTCCGTAGATATAATGTAGAAGGAGAAATTCCCTTCCCCTCTAATAAGatataaaatttgatttaaagTAATTAAGACATACATAGTTATATAAATCTTAATTCAATCAAAAACAATTCTagatattttcctcattttcaatATTGACAAATCTATGAAATGCAGAACTAGGTCCTCTTGattcttaattaaaaatgaatgttcATAATGAGAACACATTTTATATGATATTCAGAGTTTTATCatcattctttgttttctgccttccCTTCTTCATGAAGTAAGTCATTACTCAAACATTAGAGTggtcttttaaaagtttttagtaTATTCTTCATATCTTTGACTTTAGTGGAATTCAATTTTTGATCAGTATGGTTTAATTAAACACAGGATCATAATGCATTGATGACTACAAAGGTGGTATTACTGTACAGAACAATGTTAATGATTAAAAGGTAATAGAATTTAAGAAACTCTCTTGAAAttttgattcatgctgatgtatgccAAAAACTGTCCCAACACtgtaatcatcctccaattaaaataaattatttttttaaatagacataATATTTTCCAGATCattccatgttgtcacaaatggcaggatttccttgtttttctggctgagtaatatcccattattTATATAAACACACAACATTTTTTACCTATTCAAGAGTCAATAAACACAttttcactatttaaaataatatgatgaTTACAAGGGAATGTAAATATCCCTTAGAGgttctgatttcatttctttggcacctaccctgaagtgggttgctagatcctatggtagttctatttcaaTTAGTTGCagcttttaacttttttaaggaacctctattcTGTTTTCTGCAATGGCTGTATCATTATTCATTCCCACCAACCAAGTACAAGTGTTCCTGTAACAGTGAGCAGGGAGCAGGGAGTCTCTGCCAGGACTGACAGGGAAGTGAGTGACATGATGGTTTGGGGTGGCAGGGCATTGCCCACATACCTAgcatttggaatcagtctgtccAAAATGACTGACTTCAAACATGATTTTATCGTTCTTTAATTCGTGATctggttgctgttgtttagcccctaagttgtgtctgactctttgcgacaccaaggactgtagcccactaggctcctctgtccataggatttcccaggcaagaacactggggtgggttgccatttccttctgcaggggatctttatgacccagggatcgaacttgagtctcctccattggcaggcagatccttcaccacttgagccaccagggaagtcccaagaactgGTACATGTTACATAAAATGTTTCACTTATTTCCtgttattaaaataatagtaGAGTTATGTACATATAATTGGGAAATTATGCACATGTAATCAAGCAGGAAATACAAAATGTATACTTCAGAGCCCAATACTTAAGAGGCCTTCAATAACAGGATAGGATGGTATGGTTCATGTCATCCTCGTCATGCACGTTCTCATCCTCATCACTGATCCCATAATGAACTGAAGTGTTAGAAGGaaggggaacagaggatgagatgtttggatggcatcactgactcaacgaacatgagtttgagcaaactccaggagatggtgaaggacagggaagcctggcacgctgcagtccacagggttgcaaagagtcagacacaactgagtgaccaaaccaCAAATGAACAAGAGGAAAGTTTACAGAGGCACATTTGCTTCTCTATTGGGAGGGATGCCAGCCAGAGCCAGGCCAGTGAGGGTGAAATGAGAACTCTGAATGAAAGTTCTCACATCTCAACCAAAACTAAGAATATGAACTTTAAGGCACTCTATTCCAAACCCATGTAGATTGGTCCCAACACCTCTTCACCATCCCTGTCTCCATAGCACTTACTAGGTTGGCTGTATCTCTGCTGGAACATGACCAAGGAGCACAGACTCACTGCCTCTCTCCTGCCTGGTGTGTGATGAAGTCTCAGGGTCCCTCCTCAGGATGGACAGCTAAACAGACTCAGGCTGGACATTCTGATGTAGGTTCCTACAAAGGATGGAGACATAGGTGTGGATTCACAATGTTAGAACAGGCAAAATAATGAGCTTGGAGGAACTGGCCAATTATTTACAATGGTATGACCTTAGAGGTCAAGGCCCAAAACTCATCATTAGCCACTTGGTCCATGTTGTCCTCATCTCTGGGGACTTGTTAATATTaaaagaacaggaaaaggagaagagtgaaTGTCCTGAGAAGGGTCTGGGTCCCTTTTCATCTCAGGAGGAAATTCCATGTACTCTTGCTTCTTACTTACAAGTTGCAGATCTTAACATAACATCAGACCTTTTTTTCTCAATTTACCACTCAATGTGTGATTTTGATATGCTGAAATCCATTGTATCAATGATGAAGTCTTTGCATCATGAGGTCTAGACCAACCATGTGATACACTATACATTTTCATAGTTTTCCATttttcacaggactggaaaagatcagttttcattccaactgcaaagaagggcaatgccaaagattgtccaaaccactgcacaattgtgctcacttcacacactagtaaagcaatgctcaaaatccttcaagctaaacGTCAACACtaggtgaaccaagaatttccagatggacaagctggacttagaaaaggcagaggaaccagagatcaaatagtcatagaaaaagcaagggaattccagaacactatctacttcttcttcactgaGTATGCTAGAGTcattgaccatgtggatcacaacaaactgtgaaaaattctgaaagagatgggaataccagaccaccttaccttcctccagagaaatctgtatgcaggtcaagaagtaacagaactcgACATAGAGaaaatgactggttccaaattgggaaagtacatcaaagctatatattgtctccctgcttatttaatttatatgaaatgccaggctggataaagcacaagctggaatcaagattgcagggaggaatatcaataacctcagatatgcagatgacactgccttatggcagaaagcaaagaggaactaaagagcctcttgatgaaagtgaaagaggagagtgaaaaagctggcttaaactcaacattcaaaaaatgaagatcatggcttccagtcccatcacttcatggcaaatagatggggaaagaatggaaatagtgagagactttattttcttaggctccaaaatcactgcagatggtgattgcagccatgaaattaaaagatgcttgctctttggaagaagaactttgacaaacctagacatcatattaaaaagtagagacatttgctattattttctcccattcagaaggctgtcttttcaccttgcttatattttcctttgttgtacagaagcttttaattttaattagatcccatttgtttctttttgcttttatttccagaattctgggaggtggatcatagaggatcctgctgtgatttatgtctgagagtgttttgcctatgttctcctctaggagttttatagtttctgatcttacatttagatctttaatccattttgagtttatttttgtgtgcggtgttagaaagtgatctagtttcattcttttacaagtgcttgaccagttttcccagcaccacttgttaaagagattgtctttactccattgtatattcttgcctcctttgtcaaagataaggtgtccatatgtgtgtggatttatctctgggctttctattttgttccattgatctatatgtctgtctttgtgccagtaccatactgtcttgatgactgtggctttgtagtagagcctgaagtcaggcaagttgattcctccagttccattcttctttctcaagattgctttggctattcgaggttttttgtgtttccatacaaatcttgaaattatttgttctagttctgtgaaaaatgtggctggtagcttgacagggattgcattaaatttgtaaattgctttgggtagtatactcattttcactatattgattcttccgatccatgaacatggtatatttctccatctattagtgtcctctttgatttctttcatcagtgttttatagttttctatatataggtctttagtttctttaggtagatatattcctaagtattttattcttttcgttgcaatggtgaatggaattgtttccttaatttctttttctactttctcattattcgtgtataggaatgcaagggatttctgtgtgttgattttatatcctgcaactttactatattcattgattagctctagtaattttctggtggagtctttagggttttccatgtagaggatcatgtcatctgcaaacagtgagagttttacttcttcttttccaatttggattccttttacagccttctgaatgggagaaaataatagcaaatgaaacaactgacaaacaactaatctcaaaaatatacaagcaacttctgcagctcaattccagaaaaataaacgacccaatcaaa encodes:
- the LOC106502295 gene encoding olfactory receptor 7E24-like — encoded protein: MYLVTMLGNLLIILAVTSDPHLHTPTYFFLSNLSSADISFFSTTVPKMIVDIKTHSRVISYEGCLTQMSSLILFGCMDSTLLPVMAYDRFVAICHPLHYTIIMSPRTCCIFILVSFFVSLLDSQMYNVTVLQLTCFKDIEISSFFCDPSQLLNLGCCDTFMNNVVSYIIIAISGFPPT